The sequence below is a genomic window from Chloroflexota bacterium.
AGCGATCGGCCACCTCCGCCGCCACCGCCCGGAGGGTCGCCTCCGCCATCTCCGGGTAGGCTTCGTACTCGAGCTCCAGCACCTCGCGCCCGTCATCGGCCCGGTTTCGAGCGCGGCCCACGAAGGTGACCACCGCGCCATGCGCCAGGCCAGCGATGCGCTCCAGGGCCTTGACGTCGATCGGCCCATCCGTCAGGCCGACAGGCGGCATATCCGATCCACCCGAGACCGGAGGCAGGAAGGCAACCTCGTCCTCCTCTGCCAGCGGCTCGTCCCAACTCACCGCACTGCCGTTGCGGGCGGGCTGGGTGTACGGCCGATGGACCGCCAGCCCCGGGTGGCGGCTGACCAGCGCGTCCCAGGCATCGGACACGGATGCGTCGGCCGCCAGGTCCAGGTCGGACCGGGCCGCGCTCAGCTCGCGCAGGGTGGCGAAGCAACGGGCGCGGACGTGCATCGGCCTAGACCGGGGTCCCGCCCAGGTAGCTGAGCGCTGCGGAACCGATGGTGCCGGCCATGACCAGGGCCAGGCCGATGTACAGCAGCCCGGTCGTGGCCTGGAGCGATGTGGCGCGAGTGGCGAGCAGGGCCAGGATCGCCACGCCAATGGGGAACGCGATCCCGACTCCGAACCGCAGCCAGGTCAGCCAGGCCAGGCCGTCTTCAAAGGGCGCTCCCCCGGAGCTGACCACCGACCACACTGCCACGAGGCCCTGAATGGCCAACGCGCCGATGAGGAGCCAGATCAGACGCTGGAGTGGCGCCGGAGACAGCTTGGGGGTTACGAGATACCAGTGTCCCAGCAGCATGGCGGCGGTGACCGATCCCAGCGCCAGCGCGGCGGTTGCCAGACCAGCCGCGAAGAGCGCGGGGCTCCCGGTGCCGCCCGCCGCGGCCAGGGTCACCAGCGCCGCGACGCCGACGACACCGCCTCCGATGGCCACTCCGGCACGTGGCCAGCGCGCCAACGAGGCGACCAGGTAGGCAGCGGCGACCCCGGCGAAGGCCACGACCAGGATCCGGCGCAGCTCCGCCGTCGCGGCGGTTCCGGGCACCGCGGCCAGGCCCATCTCGGACGCGAGCCAGACCAGCGCGCCGACGAGCACGGCCGCGGCCATGAAAAGGCGGTATCCGCGCGTCGTCCCGCCCAGCCACTCGGTCACGCCCACCGCAAGCAACGTCCCGCCGGCCAGCGCTCCCCAGAAGATCCAGTTCACGAACGGAAGGGCCACAAGGCTCACCGATCGGCCTCGTCAGCCCGCGATCAGGCTGCCGGTCAACCCGATCTCGACCCACCCCTCGGCGACGCGGGTCGGAAAGGTCTCGACCGGGTCGGTGGCCGGCAGAACAACAGCCGCACCGGTCCGAACGTCGAAGCAGCCCCCGTGCCAGGCACACACCAGGACCCCGTCACCGGGATCGAACCCGGCCTCCGAGAGCGGGTAGTCCTTGTGGGTGCAGTTGTTCTGGACCGCGAAGAACTCCCCCTCGTGGCGGACGAGGACCACCGGCCGCCCATCGATGGCGACCGGGATGAGATCGCCATCGCGCAGGTCGCCCGCCGGCAGGATCCGGACGAAGCGGGTCGCGGCCTGGGTCACACTCAGAGTGGTCGAGCGAAGGCCAGCAGCCGCGGCTCGGTCATGTCTTCGATCGACCAGCGCAGCCCCTCGCGGCCGAGACCCGAGTCCTTGACTCCGCCGTACGGCATGGGGTCGGTGCGCCAGGTCGGGACGTCGTTGACGATGATGCCGCCCACCTCCAGTTCGTCATGCGCGGCCAGGGCACGCTCCAGCGAGCCGGTGAACAGGCCGCATTGGAGACCAAACCGGCTGTCATTGATCTCGCGCAACGCGGCCGCGTAGTCGGGGACCGGGAACAGATTGACGACCGGCGCGAACACCTCCTCGCCGCACACGCGCGCGTCACGCGGGACGTCGACCAGCACAGTCGGCTCGTAGAACAGTCCATCGGCGCGCGCGCCGGTCAATGCTCTTGCGCCGGCGTCGAGGGCCTCGCGCACCCATTCGTCGGTGCGGGCCACGGCAGCGAGGTCGACCATGGGTCCCAGGTCGGAGGCCGGGTCCATGGGGTCGCCCATCGTCACCTGGCGCACCTTGTCGACGAATCGCCGCTCGAATTCAGGGTAAATCGACTCCACGACATAGATGCGCTGGACGCTGATGCACACCTGCCCGGCGTAGGCGAAGGCACCGAACACCAGCCGCGCCACCGCCCAGTCGAGGTCGGCGGTCTCGTCCACGATCACGCCCGCGTTGCCGCCCAGCTCGAGGACCACCTTCTTGCGGCCGGCATCGGCTTTCATCTTCCAGCCCACGGCGGGGCTGCCCGTGAAGCTGAGCAGCTTGAATCGGTCATCGGCCACCATCCGCTCTCCCGTCGGGCGGTCCATGGGCAGGATGCTGACCGCGCCCTTGGGCAGGCTGGTCTGGTCGAGGTACTGCGCGACCCGAAGCATGACCAGTGGGTCCTTGCTCGGCGGCTTGAGGACGATGGAGCACCCGGCCGCGATAGCGGGGGCCACTTTGTGGGCAGCCAGGTTGAGCGGGAAGTTGAACGGGCTGATGCCCGCCACAGGCCCGATCGGGTATCGCCGCACGATCCCGCTGCGACCCCGGTTGGCGGCGGTCCAGTCCAGGGGCAGCCACTCGCCGTTGATTCGCAGCGCCTCCTCGGCCGCGGTTCGGAAGGTCAGGCTGCCGCGAGCCACCTCGGCTCGCGCGTCGCGGATGGGCTTGCCCGACTCGCGGGTCAGGAGCTCCGCCAGCTCGTCCGCGTCGCGGGCGATGGCCTCGGCCACGTGCTGCAGGGCGTCGCGGCGCTCGAAGCTGGCCAGGCGGCGGGTCTGCTCGAATCCGGCGACCGCCGCGGCGGTCGCGCGCTCCAGCTCGTCGGGACCGGCCTGCCAGGTGGTGGCCACCAGGTCCCCGGTGGCGGGATTCCGGACTTCGAGCGGGGTGCCGGCCTCGACGAATTCGCCGGCCAGGTAGATGGGAACGCTGGGCGCGCTCACCTGGGTGGTCACGAGCGCCATTCTACGACCGCGATTTGGCCGCCGATCTCGACCCCCTTTATGATCGGTCGGTGGTGAACCCGGTCTTCCTGTTCCTCGAAATCGCCGCAACTCTGATCTTCGTGGGCGCCGCGCTGGCCGCTCTGAGTCGCGGACGGCTGCCGTTCCTCGAGCTCATCAGCGCCGCCGCCTTCGGCTTGCTGCTCGAGGAGAGTTCGCAGCTCATCTTCGAGACCTACAACTACAGCCCTGACTGGGTGCTCGTGCTCGACCGCGCGCCGCTGGTCATCGGCCTGACCTGGGCCCTCCTCATCGCGGGAGCGATGCGGATTACGGACGCGCTGGGGGTTCGGCGCTGGACGGCTTCGTTCGTGGACGCGGCGCTCGTGATCATGCTCGACCTCGCCTTCGACGCGGTCGCCATCCGGCTGGGGATGTGGACGTGGGTCGACATCGGGCCGACCGATGGATGGTTCGGGGTTCAGGCCGGCAACTTCTATACGTGGCTGTTCGTTACGTTCGGATTCAGCGTATTGACCCGATGGCTGCGTGATCGCGCAGCCCGTCGACGCGGGGCGGAATGGCTGCAATTGCTGGTTCCCATTCCGGCGTATGCGATTCTGATCGCCTCGATCATCCCGTATGCCTTGATCAGCACCTGGACCAATGCACCCACCGGCGGAGCGCTCTGGCTGTCCTTCGTGTGCATCGGGCTCTTCGTGATGGTGGCCTTGCGTGGCGTCTTTGGCACCGGCCGCCAGCCGCCGGATGGGCAGATGGCCGCCATCGTCGACCTGCGACTTGCCTTCTTTACCCGGCTCTCCATCCAGGGCTTCTTCCTGATCGCGCTGCTGATCATGGGTATTGCTCCCGAGCTATCCGTGCTGCTCGTCACCTCGGTCGTATTGATCCTGGTCGACGTGTGGCTGTCTCGATTGATTGACCAGCGGCGCGCGGCCGCGGGCTTGGCTCCAGCGCGCGCCGTGCTGGCTCCCGTCGCCGCCCGGGTCCGCCAGCGATGACCGAGGCGGCAACCGCGTCGCTCGACGTCGAGGCAGTTGTCGAACACCTCCGCGCGCTGATCCGGATCCCGTCGGTCAACCCGCCCGGCGACAGCGAAGCCGCCGCGGGCCACGATTCGAATGGCGGGGAGACGGCCGCCGCGCGCTATTGCGCCGAGGTGCTGTCCCAGGCGGGCATCGGAGCCGAAGTGCTGGAGGCGGCTCCGGGGCGGGGCAGCTGCTTCGCCCGCCTGCGGGCGGATCCTGGCGTGCGCGACCCAGGGCCACCGCTGATCCTGCTCAGCCACCTGGACGTGGTGCCGGTCGAGGCGGCGTCGTGGACGCGCGACCCGTTCGGCGGGGAGCTGATCGACGGCGCGGTGTGGGGCCGTGGGGCGGTGGACATGAAGGACATGGTCGCCATGGAGCTGGGCGTCATGCTGGCCCTCCAGCGTTCGGGCACGCCCCTCCGCCGCGACGTCATCTTCGCCGCGGTCGCCGACGAGGAGGCGGGCGGGAAGTTCGGGGCGCGGCACTGGGTGGATGCGCGAGCGGACCTGTTCGGCTCCGAGGCGGGTCCGGCGGCCGCGGCGCTGAACGAGGTGGGCGGCTACTCGATGACCATCCGCGGCCAGCGGGTATACGGCATCCAGGTCGCCGAGAAGGGCATCATCTGGACCCGCCTCCACGCCACCGGGACCCCCGGCCACGCCAGCATGCCGCACGCCGACAACCCCGCGCTGCGCCTTGCCGACGCCGTGTCGCGGCTGGTCGCCGCGCCGGCCAGCGGCGACCCGCCGGCCGTGGTCAAGGCGTTCTTCGTCGGCGTCGGCCTGGGCGAGGTGGCGGAGCTGATTCCTGCCGATCCCCCGAGGGCGCAGGCCGCGCTCGAGCGACTGGTCCCCGACCCCACGATGCGCCGATCGCTGAACGCCATGCTGCGGGACACGATCACGCCCACCGTGATCCGGGTCGGCAGCAAGGTCAACGTCATTGCCGGATCGGGGATGGCCGAGGTGGACGTTCGCACCCTGCCGTCGACCGACCAGGCCGCGTTTGCGCAGCGGCTGGCCGCGCTCGCCGGGCCGGAGGTGACGGTGGAGTCGGTCATGAGCCTGCCCGCGGTCGAAGCTCCGGCCGATGCGCCGATCGTGGAGCTCATGCGCGAGGCACTCGGACGGGCCGACCCGCAGGCTGCCGTGCTGCCGATGATGATCACCCCGGGGACGGACGCGAAGGCGCTGGCCCACCTGGGGATTCCGACCTACGGATTCGTGCCGCTTCGCCTGGACGCCGACACGCCGTTCCTGGATCTGTTCCACGGCAACGACGAGCGAGTTCCGGTCAGCGCGCTCGCTTTTGGACTGCCGGTTCTGCAGGAGGTCGTCAGCCGGTTCGCGGCGGTCAAAGGTGGGTAGCGGGACCGATCCGGACCCTCGGCTATATACTCGCCGCCTTATTCCACAGGAAGTCGCCCCCGCATGTCCACAACCGAGCTGATGGCCGGCGCCCACGCCTTCGTCTTCCCAGGTCAGGGTTCGCAGTACATCGGGATGGGGGCCGCACTGGCGGGTCGCTCACCGGTCGCGGCCGCCATTTTTGAGCGGGCGGATGCCGCGCTCGGCTTCAAGCTCTCGCGCCTCATGTTCGAGGGACCGGCCGACGACCTGGACGCGACCATCAACGCGCAGCCTGCAATCCTGGCCGCCAGCATGGCCGCACTCGAGCATCTGCGAGAGCGGGCCCGGGCAGCCGGTGTGACGCTGAACCCGTTGGTCGTAGCCGGCCACTCGGCCGGGCAATACGCCGCGGCCATCGCCGCCGGATCGGTCGACTTCGAGGAGGCCGTGCGGCTCGTTCGTGAGCGCGGCCGGATCATGCAGGAGCGGGGCATCGACGGCGGCATGGGCGCGGTCATCGGTCTGTCCGAAGCGCAGGCCGAGGAGGTCGTCAAGCAGGCCCGCAAGCTGGGGGAGATCTCGGTGGCCAACATCAATGCCCCGGGCCAGGTGGTCCTGTCGGGCGTCATCCCGGCCCTCGTCTTCGCCCTGGAGATGAGCAAGACGGTCGGCGCTCGACGCGCGGTGCAGCTCACCGTGAGCGTGGCCAGCCACTCCCCGCTGATGCGCCACGCGCGCGACGAGTTCGCCAAGGTTCTCGAGCGCGTCCCATTCCGCGACCCGACCGTGCCGCTGGTGGGGAACGTGCACGCGACCATGATCCGCAGCGCGGAGGGGCTCCGCGAGGAGCTGACCGATCACCTCGTGCACGGCGTCCAATGGGTGGCCACGATCCGCAACATGGCCGCCATTGGCGTGACCGATTTCGTCGAGGTCGGGCCGGGGCGGGTGCTGACCGGGCTCATCAAGCGCATCAGCCCCGAGGTCCAGGCGCACGCGCTGGACGAGACCGATGACGGCTGGCTGCCGGAGGCGCCGGCCAAACCGGCGGCCGCGGCCGAGACCGCGAAGCGCGGCGCGGCGCGTCGGAAGGACGCGAAGGAGGAGCCATGAGCGCCAACGGCCGCCGGGCCATGGTCACCGGGCTGGGGGTGGTGGCGCCGGTCGGCATCGGCAACCAGGCCGCGTGGGACAACCTGGTGGCCGGCCGGTCCGGCATTCGCGACGTCACCATCGCCGACCTGTCGGGGCAGGACATCCGGGTCGGCGGCGAGGTTCCCGATTTCGACCCCACCCTCGAGATGGATCCCAAGGACGTCCGACGCCACGACCGGGCGACCCAGATGGCGGTGGCCGCTAGCGCCGAGGCCCTGCGCGACGCGGGACTGATCAACGGCAGCAGCCAGATCCTGCCCGACGAAGCCGACCCGGATCGGATCGGGATGGTCTTCGGCTCAGGCTGTGGCGGAGTGAGCATCCTGCTCGAGAATGCGAAGAAGTACTGGGACGTTGGCGCCAACCGGGTGTCGCCGTGGACCATCCCCCACATGCTGGTCGACAGCCCGTCGGGGATGGTGGCCATCCAGTTCGGCATCCGCGGGCCGAACACCGCCGTCGTCAGCGCATGTGCCACCGGCAGCCACGCCATTGGCGAGGCGGCCGAAACGATCATCCGGGGCCAGGCCGACCTCATGCTGGGAGCCGGGACGGAGGCCGCGCTGGTGCCCCTGGCGTTTGCCGGGTTCGGCCAGATGCGGGCCCTCGGCACGCCCATCGACCCGGACACCGGCGAGTACGTGCCATCTATTGCCTCGCGCCCCTTCGATGTCACCCGCAACGGGTTCGTCATCGCCGAGGGTTGCGCGGTGCTCGTCCTCGAAGAGCTCGAGCACGCACTGGCGCGCGGGGCGCGCCCGATTGCCGAATTGGTCGGCTACGGGAGCGCGGCCGACGCGTTTCACATGGCCGCCCCGCCTGAGCGCGGGGAGGGCAGTCAGCGATCCATGCGCTGGGCGCTGGAGCGTGGGGGAATCGACCCGACGGAGGTTGACTACATCAACCCCCACGGCACCGGCACGCCGCTCAACGACCTGGCCGAGACGCAGGCCATCGAGGCCGTCTTCGGCGACCACGCCCGAAAGATGGCCATCAGCTCAACGAAGTCGATGACGGGCCACATGATGGGCGCGGCCGGGGCGTTCGAGGGCTGGGCATCGGTGAAGGTGCTGGACACCGGCTGGATCCCGCCAACCATCAACCTGAACCACCCCGACCCGGCGCTCACGCTCGACTACGTGCCCCACGTCGCGCGCCAGGCCGACGTCAAGGTCGCGCTCTCGAATTCCATGGGCCTGGGCGGCCACAACGGGACGATCATCTTCCGCAAGTACGAGGCCTAGGCGCCCGCACCGTCCTCGTCGCCCAGCACGTACAGCTCCGGTTCGTGGCGCGGTTCGTGGCCGGCCTGCGTCCGCACCCAGTCTCGCAGCGCGCTCTCGGCGGTGCTGAACGCCAGCTCGTGCCAGGGGATCTCGTCAACGGTGAAGTCGCGGACCTCGGTCGTCTCCACGCCCGGCAAAGCCTCGCCGCCGACCACCTGCGCCTCGTATATGAGGGTCACCACCGCCGCGTGGGGCCGCGAGTAGGCGCCGATCAGGGGCCCGACCTCGACCCGCAGCAACGTCTCCTCCTCGGTCTCGCGACGGGCCCCTTCCTGGGCCGACTCACCGACCTCCAGGAAGCCGCCGGGGTAGCTCCACAGCCCCAGGCCCGGCTCGATCCCCCGCCGCGCCAGGTACACGCGGCCCTCGCGCACCGGGAGGGTGCCCACTACCAGGCGCGGGTTGCGCCACGTGACGTGGCCGTCGGGACACACCAGTCGGGGGCGGTGGTCCTCCTCGAGCACCCGCTCGACCACGGCCTTGCCACAGGCGGGACAGAAGGCGGGCTCCTCGCCCAGGGTCAGGGGATAGGTCGTGGTGGCGTCGCGCTCCGGCATCGGTTCATGGTAGACCGCTCGTCGACCATCGCCCGCATCCCCCAGATGCGCGCTGGTCTACCCTTTCGTCCCCAGGCCCGGCACGCGACCGGGTCGAGTCACAACCGGTGAGGTGCCGTCATGGCTGACTACCCGGACCTCTACGCCGATGGCTTCTCGGTCACCGCCGGCCGATTCGGCGTCACACTGACCCTCCTCCGCTCGGAGCCAACCGGAGAAGCGGGCGCCCACGATGACCCGCGCGAGATCGTGGGGCGCATCCGCCTGAGTCCCAACCTCGCCAAGGCCATCGCCGACGCGCTGGGCAAGACGCTCGCCGCCGCGTCGCGAACCACTCAGCAGGGCGATACCACGACCCACTGATCATGACTCCGGTTCGCCTCTACAACTCGCTGACCCGCCGCGTCAAGCCCCTGGAGCCGATCGCGTCGGGGCAGGTCTCGATCTACACCTGCGGTCCCACCGTGTACCGGTACGCCCATATCGGCAACATGCGCAGCTTCCTGTTCGCTGACCTGCTGCGGCGCACGCTCGAGTACTTGGGGTACGAGGTGCGTCACGTCAAGAACATCACCGACGTGGGGCACATGCGCGACGACACCTTCGACACCGGCGAGGATCGTATCGAGGCGGCGGCCGAAGCGGAGGGCAAGCCGCCGATGGAGATCGCGGCCTTCTACACCGACGCCTTTCTGGCCGACGAGGCGTTGATCAACATCCTGCCGGTCCACGTCCAGCCGCGGGCCACCGACCACATCCCGGAGATGATCGACCTGACCCAGCGCCTGCTGGACGTTGGTCTCGCCTACGAGGTGAACGGCACGGTCTACTTCGACGTCAGCGAGTTCCCCGACTACGGCAAGCTGTCGGGCCAGCGGCTGGAGCAGATGCAGGCCGGCCACCGGGTGGAGGTCGAGACCGACAAGCGCGACCCGGAGGACTTCGCCCTGTGGAAGCGGTCGGAGCCGGGCCGCCAGATGAAGTGGCCGTCCCCCTGGGGCGAGGGCTTTCCGGGCTGGCACATCGAGTGCTCGGCCATGAGCCTCAAGCACCTCGGCGAGCGATTCGACATCCACACCGGTGGGATCGACAACAAGTTCCCCCACCACGAGGACGAGATCGCCCAGAGCGAGGGAGCGCTCGGCCACCCGGTCGTCAGCGCCTGGATGCACGGCGAGTTCCTGACCCTGGACGACGCCAAGATGGCCAAGAGCGCCGGCAACATCATCCGGGTCAGCGAGCTGCCCGAGAAGGGGTTCGCGCCGCTCGACTTCCGGTACCTGGCCCTGACCGCCCATTACCGGTCCAAGCTCGACTTCACCCATGCCGCCATGCACGCCGCGGCATCCGGTTTGGCGCGGCTGAGGCGGGCGGTTGAGGCGGGCGGATCGACCCAGACCGATGGCGGCTCGGTCGACCTCGCCGCCGAGCCGATGGCCGGCTACCGAGCGCGATTCGTGGCCGCGATCAGCGATGACCTGGGCCTTCCCACCGCGCTGGCGGTGGCTCACGGCGTGGCTGCGGCCGACGACCTGACGCCGGCCCAGCGCCGCGCGCTGCTGCTCGATTTCGACCGCGTTTTCGGGCTAAGCCTGGACGCGGTTCCGGAGGCGGATGATGGCGAATTGCCCGAAGGTGCGTCCGCGCTGTTAGAGGAGCGCGCTGCCGCCCGCGCCGCGCGCGACTACGCGACCAGCGACCGCCTCCGCGACGAGCTGGCCGCGATGGGCGTCGAGGTCCGGGACACGCCCACCGGCCAGATGGCCACCCGCCGCCGCCCCTGATGGGCTCGCGCGGTGAGCGCGAGTAGGATGCGTCGATGACCGAGGAGCGACGCCTGGTCACGGTCCTATTCGCCGATGTCACCGGCTCGACGGCGCTGGGCGAGGCGCTCGATCCAGAGGACATGCGGGCACTGCTGGGACGCTACTTCGCGATTGCCAAGGACGTCGTGGCCCAGCACGGCGGCACGCTGGAGAAGTTCATCGGGGACGCGGTGATGGCCGTGTTCGGGTTGCCCGCGGCCCACGACGATGATGCCGCGCGGGCCGCGGCATCCGCGCTTGCCCTGCGCGATCGGGTCCGCGAGGACCCGGGACTGGGCGATCGGCTGCCGATTCGGCTGGGGCTGAGCACCGGCGAAGTGGTGGCCGCCATGGGCGGAGAGGGACGGGACTTCCTGGTCACCGGCGACGCGGTCAACGTCGCGGCCCGCCTGCAGCAGGGCGCGGCGAGCTGGGAGATCGTATGCAGCGAACGGACGGCGCGGGCGGCTGGCGACGGGTTCGCGTTTGGACCTGTGCTCGAGATCGAGGCACGCGGCAAGGCAGCCCCGCTCCGAGCGCAGCGGTTGGAAGGTGCGGTGGCAGCCCGGCCGCGGGTGCGCCTCCCGTTCCTCGGTCGAGACGCCGACGTGGCCCAGCTTGAGCTGACCGCCGGGCGGGCGATCCGCGAACAGCGGCCCTATCTCATCACCATCACGGCTCCCGCGGGGACGGGTAAGACGCGACTCCTCGAGGAATTCCTCGAACGTTTGCCGGAGCTGCATCCGGAGGCCCGCGTGGTCACGGCTCAGTGCCTGCCATACGGCCAGCGACTTACCTATTGGCCGCTGCATGCCCTACTCCGCCAGCTGCTCGACCTGCCGGAGGGCGTCGACCCGGACCGCATGCGGGAGGCGGCGCAGGACTGGCTCGAGGCCGCCGGGGATGCGGCCCCCAGGCGCACCTCTGAGCTGCTGGCCGCGACCTTCGGCGCGGGCGAGGGTGAACCGATGGACCGGGCCGAGCTCTTCTCCGCGTGGCGAGCCGCCGTCGAGACCGCCGCCGGCCAGCGACCGTTGGTCGTCGTCGTCGAGGACCTTCACTGGTCGAGCGACAGCCTGCTCGATCTGATCGAGATCATCCTCCAGCCGCGAGGCGACTCCGCCCTGCTGATGATCGTGCTGGCCAGGCCGGAACTGCTGGATCGACGGCCGAGTTGGGGCGGCGGGCGGCGGAACTACGTGTCTCTGGCGCTCGAGCCGTTGGACGACCTGGCCATCAGCGCGCTCGTGGACTTCCTGCTCCGCGGCCCGCCGCCGGAGGTGGTCCAGGTCGTCGTCTCTCGGGCCGAGGGGAACCCGTTCTATGCGGGGGAGCTGGCTCGCACGATCCAGGAGCGGGCCTCGTCGCTGGATGACCCGGCCGCGGTCGAGGCATTGATCGCGACTCTCCCAGACACGGTGCACGCTACCGTCCTGGCCCGGTTGGACCTGCTGCCGGCCGCCCCGCGCCGCGTGCTGCAGCTGGGATCGGTCTTTGGACGGACCTTCAGCGTGGCCGGCGTGGCCGCTCTCGCGCCGGAGTTGGCTGATGAGGTGGCGGCAGCGGTAGACCACCTGCTGGAACACGACCTGATCCGGGTCAGCGGTGGCGATGAGCTGACGTTCCGGCACATCCTGATCCGGGAGGTGGGCTACCAGACCCTGCCCCGCGCCGAGCGGGCTCGCCTCCATGGTGCTGCGGGCGCATGGCTG
It includes:
- a CDS encoding adenylate/guanylate cyclase domain-containing protein produces the protein MTEERRLVTVLFADVTGSTALGEALDPEDMRALLGRYFAIAKDVVAQHGGTLEKFIGDAVMAVFGLPAAHDDDAARAAASALALRDRVREDPGLGDRLPIRLGLSTGEVVAAMGGEGRDFLVTGDAVNVAARLQQGAASWEIVCSERTARAAGDGFAFGPVLEIEARGKAAPLRAQRLEGAVAARPRVRLPFLGRDADVAQLELTAGRAIREQRPYLITITAPAGTGKTRLLEEFLERLPELHPEARVVTAQCLPYGQRLTYWPLHALLRQLLDLPEGVDPDRMREAAQDWLEAAGDAAPRRTSELLAATFGAGEGEPMDRAELFSAWRAAVETAAGQRPLVVVVEDLHWSSDSLLDLIEIILQPRGDSALLMIVLARPELLDRRPSWGGGRRNYVSLALEPLDDLAISALVDFLLRGPPPEVVQVVVSRAEGNPFYAGELARTIQERASSLDDPAAVEALIATLPDTVHATVLARLDLLPAAPRRVLQLGSVFGRTFSVAGVAALAPELADEVAAAVDHLLEHDLIRVSGGDELTFRHILIREVGYQTLPRAERARLHGAAGAWLEGQAVGREGEQAELVAFHFREAITLGTAAGMELDPALFSKAVAWLGRAADAAFAGAAYEEASRHLQAAIEIAPREELPELWVRLGDIFGGGNRALEAFASAARVGWELGRPVDFILRAKSGQLMVLGRWGGSVGSPLSQQQIDDIVEEVRALREEASDRTVVAWSLVAESFLPFEAATSARVPTESDWAAAKVIGERAAAMARELNDAPLLSAALDGVSAFTLGFDPVEGLALTRERQAIEDRLPLYERTDIHNMVAWSSSALGELDDVYQAADSILRDLAPNQAQATALSLAAWKAWALALLGRWDDVGGAVERAAGLWEDSGRLSAGFALHGFMAAAEVGWARGDDRLSSRAKAVLLGISEQFPAGHLFHRLSAFAAPDPADLVQSVVLDWEPYVTRLHLVERVVSLCVDRGQLVPQEALDTLVTEAQSRGQRLLAAQVLRARGVQSRSADDLRQALELFRSFGAKPLVARAEIELGNLIGDADLTASGTATLEALGDLAHLGRVAAVPR